A portion of the Betta splendens chromosome 2, fBetSpl5.4, whole genome shotgun sequence genome contains these proteins:
- the cldn10e gene encoding claudin-10, protein MQIRVVQIWGFLMTVLGWVFVACTIAMDGWMSSSIGDMGGSYIIKSIGYWYSLWKTCRTDAADINKCYDLPGLWSADVHLQVVRGLLVAALSLGMLGFLLSLLGMECTVIGGKDRSKSGKIYTGGICHIISGLLSTCSYAVYVNYVLIYFNPDPFGMEYEVGNPVFIGWVGSASQMTGGCFYLWSVCTSLCGEHDKGIKVQPLVDPEQAKSPLVPESTSRPPTSSVSESSIKSLSSIPLRSERSHKTGQTAQSGYQRTRPASGSSRSKSASWSDSESSRYSQSASSRSSGSSRSSSRTGSSLS, encoded by the exons ATGCAGATCCGCGTGGTCCAGATCTGGGGTTTCCTGATGACGGTGCTCGGCTGGGTTTTCGTGGCGTGTACCATTGCCATGGATGGCTGGATGAGCAGTTCTATTGGGGACATGGGAGGCAGTTACATCATAAAGTCCATAGGTTACTGGTACAGCCTGTGGAAGACCTGTCGAACTGACGCAGCCGATATCAACAAATGTTACGATTTGCCAGGGCTGTGGTCTGCAGACG TTCACCTCCAGGTGGTGCGAGGCCTGCTAGTTGCTGCTCTCTCCCTCGGCATGTTGGGCTTTTTGTTGAGTCTCTTGGGAATGGAGTGCACCGTCATTGGAGGCAAGGACCGCTCAAAGTCTGGGAAGATCTACACTGGAGGAATTTGTCACATAATCAGTG gtttgCTGTCCACATGTAGCTACGCTGTTTATGTGAACTATGTCCTAATTTATTTCAACCCCGACCCCTTTGGAATGGA GTATGAAGTCGGCAACCCTGTGTTCATCGGGTGGGTGGGATCGGCGTCTCAAATGACTGGTGGTTGTTTCTATTTGTGGTCAGTCTGTACGTCGCTCTGTGGAGAACACGACAA GGGAATTAAAGTCCAGCCACTGGTGGACCCTGAGCAGGCCAAGTCGCCCTTAGTGCCAGAGTCCACCTCCAGACCCCCCACCAGCTCGGTGTCTGAGTCGTCAATCAAGTCTTTGTCTTCCATTCCACTGAGATCAGAGCGCTCACACAAAACCGGACAGACGGCCCAGTCAGGGTACCAGAGAACAAGGCCAGCCAGCGGGTCTTCCAGATCCAAGTCAGCGTCTTGGTCCGACTCGGAGTCCAGCCGCTATTCACAATCTGCATCGAGTcgcagcagcgggagcagcagaagcagcagcaggacagggtCATCACTATCATAA
- the cldn10d gene encoding claudin-10, whose product MQHRTMVMYMEIGCFVSSLSGWMLVCSTLPLDYWSYSEDLQNVLTTGDYYFNLWRDCVLDGTGAVDCKEYPSMLALSAFLHACRALTISAVIVGFFGSVLTLIGMKCTKLGGSEVANARVTFSGGITYLVSGFCGMITYSMWANKTINEFVNPQFMDLKNELGAAIFIGWGGSVLLILGGAALIYFSGKEALPSNSQAVPKRPVSYATARTRCTYRLPASASRVSLVPPLLYEGRQSRTTRTTIKTGRAYSQDSFV is encoded by the exons ATGCAGCACAGGACGATGGTGATGTACATGGAGATCGGGTGCTTCGTGTCCAGCCTGTCCGGCTGGATGCTGGTGTGTTCCACGCTTCCCTTAGACTACTGGTCCTACTCAGAAGACTTGCAAAACGTACTAACCACAGGGGACTACTACTTCAACCTGTGGAGGGACTGCGTCCTGGACGGCACGGGGGCTGTTGACTGCAAGGAGTACCCGTCCATGCTGGCACTGTCTG CGTTCCTCCACGCCTGCAGAGCTCTCACCATCTCCGCCGTCATCGTCGGATTCTTCGGAAGCGTCCTCACACTGATCGGCATGAAATGCACTAAATTAGGAGGGTCAGAGGTCGCCAACGCCAGAGTGACCTTTTCAGGCGGCATAACCTACCTGGTGTCAG GGTTCTGTGGCATGATCACCTACTCGATGTGGGCCAACAAAACCATAAATGAATTTGTGAATCCACAGTTTATGGACTTGAA AAATGAACTTGGAGCTGCTATTTTCATTGGCTGGGGAGGCTCCGTCCTCCTGATCCTTGGGGGAGCAGCGTTGATTTACTTCTCTGGAAAAGAAGCGCTACCATCAAA TTCCCAGGCAGTTCCTAAGAGGCCAGTCTCCTACGCCACTGCCCGGACCCGGTGCACCTACAGGCTGCCGGCTTCGGCGTCCAGGGTGAGTCTGGTGCCACCGCTGCTGTATGAGGGCAGGCAGAGCCGGACCACCAGAACCACGATAAAGACAGGACGCGCCTACAGCCAAGACAGCTTCGTCTGA
- the LOC114845384 gene encoding claudin-10-like: MMHRTVVMYAEIGGFVSCLFGWILVCSTVPTPFWSYSENLGSVMTSSDAFSNLWKDCLSDNTGATTCKGYASMMALSAFLHICRALTISAVITGFFGSVLTLVGMKCTKLGGSEVANARVTFSGGITYLVSGFCGMITYSWWANTIRVQFVNPQFMGAKHELGAALFIGWGGSILLILGGAVLIYFSVKEALPSSSQKRRPGSHTTGRTRRTYMLPRLTLASSLLYEGRQSRTTSATTKMGRAYSRDNFV; the protein is encoded by the exons ATGATGCATCGGACGGTGGTGATGTACGCGGAGATCGGAGGCTTCGTGTCCTGCCTTTTTGGCTGGATCCTGGTGTGCTCCACCGTCCCCACACCGTTCTGGAGTTACTCAGAGAACTTAGGAAGTGTGATGACCTCCAGTGATGCCTTCTCCAATCTGTGGAAGGACTGTCTGTCAGACAACACAGGAGCAACCACCTGCAAGGGTTATGCCTCCATGATGGCTTTGTCTG CGTTCCTCCACATCTGCAGAGCTCTCACCATCTCCGCCGTCATTACTGGCTTCTTTGGAAGCGTCCTCACACTGGTTGGGATGAAATGCACTAAATTAGGAGGGTCAGAGGTCGCCAACGCCAGAGTGACCTTTTCAGGCGGCATAACCTACCTGGTGTCAG GGTTCTGTGGCATGATCACCTACTCGTGGTGGGCCAATACAATCAGAGTACAGTTTGTCAATCCACAATTCATGGGTGCAAA GCATGAACTTGGAGCTGCTCTTTTCATTGGCTGGGGAGGCTCCATCCTTCTGATTCTTGGAGGAGCTGTGCTGATTTACTTCTCTGTAAAAGAAGCTCTGCCATCaag TTCCCAGAAACGGAGGCCGGGTTCTCACACCACCGGCCGCACCAGACGGACATACATGTTGCCCAGATTGACCCTGGCATCGTCGCTGCTTTACGAAGGCAGGCAGAGCCGAACTACCAGTGCTACGACAAAGATGGGTCGGGCCTACAGCAGAGACAACTTTGTCTGA
- the dzip1 gene encoding cilium assembly protein DZIP1 isoform X1, which produces MPFHDGVYYPYTADTQGTHSSAGIPSLLNSPLSHHSATGMTPSSGAATVLPFKFRPRRESVDWRRINAVDVDMVVSQLDVDALQEHVSMVTFCSLDGERCQRCQSPVDPALVKLLRLAQLTVEWLLHCQEFLTLNLRGAEEQLAAAGRERGQLLAQQKQQEERAKMLMAELKQRKKVIRTQQSMLTPRIISSHKCLHCEKSFLNSSFLQNHMQRRHPDEYEIQLCSDSEKKSQIESLKLEISSLKEQLVQQQQALQTKAAQEKEQLSLHKDLLKELDRFKAEEMARMERKIEDSRDGMRREMEFLYTRNIQALNEANQSHTAKIEKPASPVHPKAERELDIYKEMQIQAIQKLEQQLKKQDKKWELRLQEIKTHHESEKNELLNELSRMQLSVSDHQEQSQRLQQEMSKRLQEKEQTIRAQREQIKNISSNPPTKIVEVPVAVSVAAPEPKSRRPEVEQPVPTLRLDPIQELSEEEKDLSSITDRRTVEKKPGPVPEKKQRVSIGALKSNPSIIREMRPELEQAAIARLEDLGVKPDQSGLKNKELTSILSKVHSMRNSVAKGMSDYWLHRQEIATAVEKKLGHHRRGSDPAPETQARSRSVQALQIRPRSSSLPSRAVQVMSGPAVKQPKTPQPTPRTKTTTQPKTSTPHNKTTPRTFVTKTPPFSSDEESEEEVSDIEVEKDVRAISPQRRPPQRQAPPVQSRASRANPLQTRQPPARHFFSSNPQQSRGSVGVVTKTTVTMVGSDDDDDDDDDDESSEVSELIEPIQLQSTRDQNSNMDRRSLGKENKISDLAKKMEKQFTERVIKKPAGAVSILPERKDVVQELMFSDPEESSDWVVSSLEERQEGSKPAQSSGPLRRSLDSQSTSVWGTSTGKGPKSGLTEAGTGSTLKSSLCSLSDISDSEDISNK; this is translated from the exons ATG CCATTTCATGACGGAGTCTACTACCCCTACACCGCTGACACCCAGGGGACTCATTCGTCCGCGGGCATCCCCTCCCTGCTGAATTCGCCGCTCAGCCACCACTCAGCGACCGGCATGACTCCGTCCAGCGGCGCCGCCACGGTCCTCCCCTTCAAGTTTCGCCCACGTCGGGAGAGCGTGGACTGGCGGCGGATCAACGCCGTGGACGTGGACATGGTGGTGAGCCAGCTGGATGTGGACGCCCTTCAGGAGCACGTCAGCATGGTGACCTTCTGCAGCCTGGACGGGGAGCGGTGCCAGCGGTGCCAGAGCCCCGTGGACCCGGCGCTGGTCAAGCTGCTGCGGCTGGCCCAGCTCACGGTGGAGTGGCTCCTGCACTGTCAGGAATTTCTCACCCTCAACCTGCGCGGCGCGGAGGAGCAGCTGGCCGCCGCCGGCAGGGAGCGCGGCCAGCTGCTGgcccagcagaagcagcaggaggagagggcgaAGATGCTGATGGCCGagctgaagcagaggaagaaggtCATCCGCACGCAGCAGTCCATGCTCACGCCGCGAATCATCAGCAGCCACAAG TGTCTCCACTGTGAGAAATCCTTCCTTAACTCCTCGTTTCTTCAGAACCACATGCAGCGCCGTCACCCCGATGAGTATGAGATAC AGTTGTGCTCGGACAGTGAGAAGAAATCTCAGATTGAAAGTCTCAAACTGGAGATCAGCAgtctgaaggagcagcttgTTCAACAACAGCAGGCCCTACAGACCAAAGCAGCTCAG GAGAAAGAGCAGCTGTCCCTGCACAAAGACCTGCTGAAAGAGCTGGACCGCTTTAAGGCTGAGGAGATGGCGCGCATGGAGAGAAAGATCGAGGACAGTAGGGATGGCATGCGCAGGGAGATGGAATTTCTTTACACAAGAAATATTCAAGCTCTTAAT GAAGCTAATCAGAGTCACACAGCCAAGATCGAAAAACCAGCCAGCCCTGTTCACCCAAAGGCAGAAAGGGAGCTGGACATCTACAAAGAGATGCAGATACAAGCCATCCAGAAGCTGGAACAGCAGCTAAAGAAACAG GATAAAAAGTGGGAATTGAGGCTACAAGAAATTAAAACCCATCACGAATCTGAAAAGAATGAG TTGCTGAACGAGCTGAGCAGGATGCAGCTGTCAGTGTCCGACCACCAGGAGCAAAGCCaacggctgcagcaggagatgaGCAAGAGACTGCAGGAGAAGGAGCAAACCATCAGGGCTCAGAGAGAGCAG ATAAAGAACATTTCCTCAAATCCACCCACCAAAATAGTAGAAGTACCAG TTGCTGTTAGCGTTGCAGCACCGGAGCCTAAATCAAGGAGACCTGAAGTTG AGCAGCCAGTCCCTACACTTAGGCTGGATCCCATACAggagctgtcagaggaggagaaag ACTTGAGCAGCATCACCGATAGGAGAACTGTGGAGAAGAAGCCAGGGCCTGTGCCggagaagaaacaaagagtGAGCATCGGTGCACTCAAAAGTAACCCCAGCATCATAAGAGAGATGCGACCAGAGCTGGAGCAGGCCGCCATCGCAAGACTGGAGGACCTGGGGGTCAAGCCT gaCCAGAGTGGTCTGAAGAACAAAGAGCTCACCTCCATCTTGTCTAAGGTTCATTCAATGCGAAACAGTGTTGCGAAGGGGATGTCGGACTACTGGCTCCACCGCCAGGAGATAGCCACTGCTGTGGAAAAGAAGCTGGGCCATCACAGGAGAGGCAGCGACCCTGCTCCTGAAACACAGGCCAGATCCAGATCAGTCCAAG cgtTACAAATCAGGCCTCGATCCAGTAGCCTTCCCTCCAGAGCGGTACAGGTGATGTCTGGACCTGCTGTCAAACAGCCCAAGACCCCACAGCCAACGCCAAGAACCAAAACCACAACCCAACCTAAGACATCCACACCCCACAACAAGACGACTCCAAGGACCTTTGTAACCAA GACACCTCCTTTCAGCTCAGATGAGGAATCCGAGGAAGAAGTGTCAGACATAGAGGTGGAGAAAGACGTGAGGGCCATATCACCACAGCGTCGACCTCCACAGCGTCAGGCACCTCCAGTCCAAAGTCGAGCAAGCAGAGCCAATCCGCTCCAGACCAGGCAACCTCCAGCCAGacactttttttcctccaaccCTCAGCAATCTCGTGGGTCGGTGGGTGTAGTGACCAAGACAACAGTCACGATGGTGGGGAGtgatgacgacgacgatgatgatgatgatgatgagtcgTCAGAAGTCAGCGAGCTGATTGAGCCCATACAGCTTCAGAGTACCAGAGACCAGAACAGCAACATGGACAGGAGAAGCCTTGGTAAAG AGAACAAAATTAGTGACCTGGCCAAAAAAATGGAGAAGCAGTTTACAGAGAGAGTGATAAAGAAACCTGCAGGGGCAGTCAGCATCTTACCAGAAAGGAAGGACGTGGTGCAGGAACTGATG TTCTCAGATCCAGAGGAGAGCAGTGACTGGGTGGTCTCCTCCTTAGAGGAAAGGCAGGAAGGGTCTAAACCGGCCCAGAGCTCTGGACCACTGAGGAGGAGCCTGGACTCACAGTCCACCAGTGTATGGGGAACCTCTACAGGGAAGGGCCCCAAATCAg GTCTGACTGAAGCTGGAACAGGAAGCACTCTGAAGAGCAGCCTGTGTTCCCTCAGTGACATCAGTGACTCTGAGGACATTAgcaataaataa
- the dzip1 gene encoding cilium assembly protein DZIP1 isoform X3 — protein MTPSSGAATVLPFKFRPRRESVDWRRINAVDVDMVVSQLDVDALQEHVSMVTFCSLDGERCQRCQSPVDPALVKLLRLAQLTVEWLLHCQEFLTLNLRGAEEQLAAAGRERGQLLAQQKQQEERAKMLMAELKQRKKVIRTQQSMLTPRIISSHKCLHCEKSFLNSSFLQNHMQRRHPDEYEIQLCSDSEKKSQIESLKLEISSLKEQLVQQQQALQTKAAQEKEQLSLHKDLLKELDRFKAEEMARMERKIEDSRDGMRREMEFLYTRNIQALNEANQSHTAKIEKPASPVHPKAERELDIYKEMQIQAIQKLEQQLKKQDKKWELRLQEIKTHHESEKNELLNELSRMQLSVSDHQEQSQRLQQEMSKRLQEKEQTIRAQREQIKNISSNPPTKIVEVPVAVSVAAPEPKSRRPEVEQPVPTLRLDPIQELSEEEKDLSSITDRRTVEKKPGPVPEKKQRVSIGALKSNPSIIREMRPELEQAAIARLEDLGVKPDQSGLKNKELTSILSKVHSMRNSVAKGMSDYWLHRQEIATAVEKKLGHHRRGSDPAPETQARSRSVQALQIRPRSSSLPSRAVQVMSGPAVKQPKTPQPTPRTKTTTQPKTSTPHNKTTPRTFVTKTPPFSSDEESEEEVSDIEVEKDVRAISPQRRPPQRQAPPVQSRASRANPLQTRQPPARHFFSSNPQQSRGSVGVVTKTTVTMVGSDDDDDDDDDDESSEVSELIEPIQLQSTRDQNSNMDRRSLGKENKISDLAKKMEKQFTERVIKKPAGAVSILPERKDVVQELMFSDPEESSDWVVSSLEERQEGSKPAQSSGPLRRSLDSQSTSVWGTSTGKGPKSGLTEAGTGSTLKSSLCSLSDISDSEDISNK, from the exons ATGACTCCGTCCAGCGGCGCCGCCACGGTCCTCCCCTTCAAGTTTCGCCCACGTCGGGAGAGCGTGGACTGGCGGCGGATCAACGCCGTGGACGTGGACATGGTGGTGAGCCAGCTGGATGTGGACGCCCTTCAGGAGCACGTCAGCATGGTGACCTTCTGCAGCCTGGACGGGGAGCGGTGCCAGCGGTGCCAGAGCCCCGTGGACCCGGCGCTGGTCAAGCTGCTGCGGCTGGCCCAGCTCACGGTGGAGTGGCTCCTGCACTGTCAGGAATTTCTCACCCTCAACCTGCGCGGCGCGGAGGAGCAGCTGGCCGCCGCCGGCAGGGAGCGCGGCCAGCTGCTGgcccagcagaagcagcaggaggagagggcgaAGATGCTGATGGCCGagctgaagcagaggaagaaggtCATCCGCACGCAGCAGTCCATGCTCACGCCGCGAATCATCAGCAGCCACAAG TGTCTCCACTGTGAGAAATCCTTCCTTAACTCCTCGTTTCTTCAGAACCACATGCAGCGCCGTCACCCCGATGAGTATGAGATAC AGTTGTGCTCGGACAGTGAGAAGAAATCTCAGATTGAAAGTCTCAAACTGGAGATCAGCAgtctgaaggagcagcttgTTCAACAACAGCAGGCCCTACAGACCAAAGCAGCTCAG GAGAAAGAGCAGCTGTCCCTGCACAAAGACCTGCTGAAAGAGCTGGACCGCTTTAAGGCTGAGGAGATGGCGCGCATGGAGAGAAAGATCGAGGACAGTAGGGATGGCATGCGCAGGGAGATGGAATTTCTTTACACAAGAAATATTCAAGCTCTTAAT GAAGCTAATCAGAGTCACACAGCCAAGATCGAAAAACCAGCCAGCCCTGTTCACCCAAAGGCAGAAAGGGAGCTGGACATCTACAAAGAGATGCAGATACAAGCCATCCAGAAGCTGGAACAGCAGCTAAAGAAACAG GATAAAAAGTGGGAATTGAGGCTACAAGAAATTAAAACCCATCACGAATCTGAAAAGAATGAG TTGCTGAACGAGCTGAGCAGGATGCAGCTGTCAGTGTCCGACCACCAGGAGCAAAGCCaacggctgcagcaggagatgaGCAAGAGACTGCAGGAGAAGGAGCAAACCATCAGGGCTCAGAGAGAGCAG ATAAAGAACATTTCCTCAAATCCACCCACCAAAATAGTAGAAGTACCAG TTGCTGTTAGCGTTGCAGCACCGGAGCCTAAATCAAGGAGACCTGAAGTTG AGCAGCCAGTCCCTACACTTAGGCTGGATCCCATACAggagctgtcagaggaggagaaag ACTTGAGCAGCATCACCGATAGGAGAACTGTGGAGAAGAAGCCAGGGCCTGTGCCggagaagaaacaaagagtGAGCATCGGTGCACTCAAAAGTAACCCCAGCATCATAAGAGAGATGCGACCAGAGCTGGAGCAGGCCGCCATCGCAAGACTGGAGGACCTGGGGGTCAAGCCT gaCCAGAGTGGTCTGAAGAACAAAGAGCTCACCTCCATCTTGTCTAAGGTTCATTCAATGCGAAACAGTGTTGCGAAGGGGATGTCGGACTACTGGCTCCACCGCCAGGAGATAGCCACTGCTGTGGAAAAGAAGCTGGGCCATCACAGGAGAGGCAGCGACCCTGCTCCTGAAACACAGGCCAGATCCAGATCAGTCCAAG cgtTACAAATCAGGCCTCGATCCAGTAGCCTTCCCTCCAGAGCGGTACAGGTGATGTCTGGACCTGCTGTCAAACAGCCCAAGACCCCACAGCCAACGCCAAGAACCAAAACCACAACCCAACCTAAGACATCCACACCCCACAACAAGACGACTCCAAGGACCTTTGTAACCAA GACACCTCCTTTCAGCTCAGATGAGGAATCCGAGGAAGAAGTGTCAGACATAGAGGTGGAGAAAGACGTGAGGGCCATATCACCACAGCGTCGACCTCCACAGCGTCAGGCACCTCCAGTCCAAAGTCGAGCAAGCAGAGCCAATCCGCTCCAGACCAGGCAACCTCCAGCCAGacactttttttcctccaaccCTCAGCAATCTCGTGGGTCGGTGGGTGTAGTGACCAAGACAACAGTCACGATGGTGGGGAGtgatgacgacgacgatgatgatgatgatgatgagtcgTCAGAAGTCAGCGAGCTGATTGAGCCCATACAGCTTCAGAGTACCAGAGACCAGAACAGCAACATGGACAGGAGAAGCCTTGGTAAAG AGAACAAAATTAGTGACCTGGCCAAAAAAATGGAGAAGCAGTTTACAGAGAGAGTGATAAAGAAACCTGCAGGGGCAGTCAGCATCTTACCAGAAAGGAAGGACGTGGTGCAGGAACTGATG TTCTCAGATCCAGAGGAGAGCAGTGACTGGGTGGTCTCCTCCTTAGAGGAAAGGCAGGAAGGGTCTAAACCGGCCCAGAGCTCTGGACCACTGAGGAGGAGCCTGGACTCACAGTCCACCAGTGTATGGGGAACCTCTACAGGGAAGGGCCCCAAATCAg GTCTGACTGAAGCTGGAACAGGAAGCACTCTGAAGAGCAGCCTGTGTTCCCTCAGTGACATCAGTGACTCTGAGGACATTAgcaataaataa
- the dzip1 gene encoding cilium assembly protein DZIP1 isoform X2, with amino-acid sequence MPFHDGVYYPYTADTQGTHSSAGIPSLLNSPLSHHSATGMTPSSGAATVLPFKFRPRRESVDWRRINAVDVDMVVSQLDVDALQEHVSMVTFCSLDGERCQRCQSPVDPALVKLLRLAQLTVEWLLHCQEFLTLNLRGAEEQLAAAGRERGQLLAQQKQQEERAKMLMAELKQRKKVIRTQQSMLTPRIISSHKCLHCEKSFLNSSFLQNHMQRRHPDEYEIQLCSDSEKKSQIESLKLEISSLKEQLVQQQQALQTKAAQEKEQLSLHKDLLKELDRFKAEEMARMERKIEDSRDGMRREMEFLYTRNIQALNEANQSHTAKIEKPASPVHPKAERELDIYKEMQIQAIQKLEQQLKKQDKKWELRLQEIKTHHESEKNELLNELSRMQLSVSDHQEQSQRLQQEMSKRLQEKEQTIRAQREQIKNISSNPPTKIVEVPVAVSVAAPEPKSRRPEVDLSSITDRRTVEKKPGPVPEKKQRVSIGALKSNPSIIREMRPELEQAAIARLEDLGVKPDQSGLKNKELTSILSKVHSMRNSVAKGMSDYWLHRQEIATAVEKKLGHHRRGSDPAPETQARSRSVQALQIRPRSSSLPSRAVQVMSGPAVKQPKTPQPTPRTKTTTQPKTSTPHNKTTPRTFVTKTPPFSSDEESEEEVSDIEVEKDVRAISPQRRPPQRQAPPVQSRASRANPLQTRQPPARHFFSSNPQQSRGSVGVVTKTTVTMVGSDDDDDDDDDDESSEVSELIEPIQLQSTRDQNSNMDRRSLGKENKISDLAKKMEKQFTERVIKKPAGAVSILPERKDVVQELMFSDPEESSDWVVSSLEERQEGSKPAQSSGPLRRSLDSQSTSVWGTSTGKGPKSGLTEAGTGSTLKSSLCSLSDISDSEDISNK; translated from the exons ATG CCATTTCATGACGGAGTCTACTACCCCTACACCGCTGACACCCAGGGGACTCATTCGTCCGCGGGCATCCCCTCCCTGCTGAATTCGCCGCTCAGCCACCACTCAGCGACCGGCATGACTCCGTCCAGCGGCGCCGCCACGGTCCTCCCCTTCAAGTTTCGCCCACGTCGGGAGAGCGTGGACTGGCGGCGGATCAACGCCGTGGACGTGGACATGGTGGTGAGCCAGCTGGATGTGGACGCCCTTCAGGAGCACGTCAGCATGGTGACCTTCTGCAGCCTGGACGGGGAGCGGTGCCAGCGGTGCCAGAGCCCCGTGGACCCGGCGCTGGTCAAGCTGCTGCGGCTGGCCCAGCTCACGGTGGAGTGGCTCCTGCACTGTCAGGAATTTCTCACCCTCAACCTGCGCGGCGCGGAGGAGCAGCTGGCCGCCGCCGGCAGGGAGCGCGGCCAGCTGCTGgcccagcagaagcagcaggaggagagggcgaAGATGCTGATGGCCGagctgaagcagaggaagaaggtCATCCGCACGCAGCAGTCCATGCTCACGCCGCGAATCATCAGCAGCCACAAG TGTCTCCACTGTGAGAAATCCTTCCTTAACTCCTCGTTTCTTCAGAACCACATGCAGCGCCGTCACCCCGATGAGTATGAGATAC AGTTGTGCTCGGACAGTGAGAAGAAATCTCAGATTGAAAGTCTCAAACTGGAGATCAGCAgtctgaaggagcagcttgTTCAACAACAGCAGGCCCTACAGACCAAAGCAGCTCAG GAGAAAGAGCAGCTGTCCCTGCACAAAGACCTGCTGAAAGAGCTGGACCGCTTTAAGGCTGAGGAGATGGCGCGCATGGAGAGAAAGATCGAGGACAGTAGGGATGGCATGCGCAGGGAGATGGAATTTCTTTACACAAGAAATATTCAAGCTCTTAAT GAAGCTAATCAGAGTCACACAGCCAAGATCGAAAAACCAGCCAGCCCTGTTCACCCAAAGGCAGAAAGGGAGCTGGACATCTACAAAGAGATGCAGATACAAGCCATCCAGAAGCTGGAACAGCAGCTAAAGAAACAG GATAAAAAGTGGGAATTGAGGCTACAAGAAATTAAAACCCATCACGAATCTGAAAAGAATGAG TTGCTGAACGAGCTGAGCAGGATGCAGCTGTCAGTGTCCGACCACCAGGAGCAAAGCCaacggctgcagcaggagatgaGCAAGAGACTGCAGGAGAAGGAGCAAACCATCAGGGCTCAGAGAGAGCAG ATAAAGAACATTTCCTCAAATCCACCCACCAAAATAGTAGAAGTACCAG TTGCTGTTAGCGTTGCAGCACCGGAGCCTAAATCAAGGAGACCTGAAGTTG ACTTGAGCAGCATCACCGATAGGAGAACTGTGGAGAAGAAGCCAGGGCCTGTGCCggagaagaaacaaagagtGAGCATCGGTGCACTCAAAAGTAACCCCAGCATCATAAGAGAGATGCGACCAGAGCTGGAGCAGGCCGCCATCGCAAGACTGGAGGACCTGGGGGTCAAGCCT gaCCAGAGTGGTCTGAAGAACAAAGAGCTCACCTCCATCTTGTCTAAGGTTCATTCAATGCGAAACAGTGTTGCGAAGGGGATGTCGGACTACTGGCTCCACCGCCAGGAGATAGCCACTGCTGTGGAAAAGAAGCTGGGCCATCACAGGAGAGGCAGCGACCCTGCTCCTGAAACACAGGCCAGATCCAGATCAGTCCAAG cgtTACAAATCAGGCCTCGATCCAGTAGCCTTCCCTCCAGAGCGGTACAGGTGATGTCTGGACCTGCTGTCAAACAGCCCAAGACCCCACAGCCAACGCCAAGAACCAAAACCACAACCCAACCTAAGACATCCACACCCCACAACAAGACGACTCCAAGGACCTTTGTAACCAA GACACCTCCTTTCAGCTCAGATGAGGAATCCGAGGAAGAAGTGTCAGACATAGAGGTGGAGAAAGACGTGAGGGCCATATCACCACAGCGTCGACCTCCACAGCGTCAGGCACCTCCAGTCCAAAGTCGAGCAAGCAGAGCCAATCCGCTCCAGACCAGGCAACCTCCAGCCAGacactttttttcctccaaccCTCAGCAATCTCGTGGGTCGGTGGGTGTAGTGACCAAGACAACAGTCACGATGGTGGGGAGtgatgacgacgacgatgatgatgatgatgatgagtcgTCAGAAGTCAGCGAGCTGATTGAGCCCATACAGCTTCAGAGTACCAGAGACCAGAACAGCAACATGGACAGGAGAAGCCTTGGTAAAG AGAACAAAATTAGTGACCTGGCCAAAAAAATGGAGAAGCAGTTTACAGAGAGAGTGATAAAGAAACCTGCAGGGGCAGTCAGCATCTTACCAGAAAGGAAGGACGTGGTGCAGGAACTGATG TTCTCAGATCCAGAGGAGAGCAGTGACTGGGTGGTCTCCTCCTTAGAGGAAAGGCAGGAAGGGTCTAAACCGGCCCAGAGCTCTGGACCACTGAGGAGGAGCCTGGACTCACAGTCCACCAGTGTATGGGGAACCTCTACAGGGAAGGGCCCCAAATCAg GTCTGACTGAAGCTGGAACAGGAAGCACTCTGAAGAGCAGCCTGTGTTCCCTCAGTGACATCAGTGACTCTGAGGACATTAgcaataaataa